The window CTGTTTCTCAGTATCTTTGAGAAATGTAATTATCTGATTGATCATAAGTTCCTGTTGCCAATGAAGTGTCAAAGTAAGTTGTCTTATTTAAAGTTTTACCTTGTTGTTGGTAAGGAACAGTGTAATATTGGCCTGATTGTAAAGTTGGAGTTAGTAAATTTAAAGCATAATTATAATTTCTAATTCCATATGTTTTTTCAGCAGAATCCTTGAATGAATCCAAGATATTAATAGAGAAAGTTAAAGAAGAAACCAATAATGCTGACATTAAAGATAAAAGGATTAATCTTCATAATGATGAGAAAGCAATTGCAGCTCTTAATCTATCAATAATGCTGAATTTAACAAAAGGTTTTTTAAGAGCAGATGCAACCTTAGTCATTTTATATTTAGCATCATCTTTCATAAACTCTGATGTTTCACCAAGTAAACAAATACTTGAAAAAACTATAACAATTGCTAAAAATAACAATGCAACTATAAATAATGTTAAAAACATTGAAGCAAAAGATATTCCAGAAATTTCAGTTGGTAAAGTTCAAAAACTTCCTAATAAATTAATAGCAACAGTTTGTAAACTTATTCCTAAAATGTATCCTAGAACAGAGGCTGCTAAAACAGGAATCAATATTAGTAAACACATTCCTAATATAATTTCTCTTTTTTTATAACCATTAGCTTGCATAATTCCCAAACTATTTCTGTTTGTTTCAATACATCTTTTAATAATTACAACAGCAATAATAATTGAAAGAATCAAAATAAAAGTCGTTAAAAATCCTGACACACTTGTAATTGTTGTAACAATTTGAGGGATAAAAATAACTCTTAATGCAGTTGGACTCATAGTATTAGATGTGTCATCATACATATAAGCTGCATTAATATTGGATGGTCATGCCATGTAATTTGTAGTTATTGAATTAATTTGAGCAAGTGTTTGATTGTTCAAATTAGAATTTCTAGTTGAAAACTTACCAACTAAAAAAGTTTCTTGGTCATTCCCTCTAAATGAATTAATCATTTTAGAATATCCACTAGAGTTTGTATAAACTACTTGTTCAGTATTTGAGTCAGGAACTAAGTTAGAAAACGAAACAATTGGATACATAAAATCAGGTGTTATCCCTGTACCTAAAATTACAAATGTTTGATTATCTATTTCAAAAGTATTCTCAGATAATGAATTCAACCAAGCATTAAAACTTGCTTGCTTATCAGATAAGTGACTTACTCAATCTTGATAATTAACTGGTCTTTTACCTAAAGTTTCTAAATAGTTTGTAGATACAATTGCTCCATAACTTGTAAAGTCCTCAATGTATCCAGAAACTGGTGCAACACCAGCAATTGAGTAAGAAAATCTAACTTGGTGATTATCATTAATAATTCCATTACTAGTATCAATAATTGTTTTTAAATTTGTACTTTGCGAAGTTATTTTTGAATCAGATACTGTGGTTCCATTATTTTGATTAGTATATGGATTATAGTTTTCATTAGCAAGAGAGTAGTTATAAATATCATCAAAAGTTACACTATCATTTGATCATTTAGCTCTATATAAAAAAGGTAAAAGACCTCTAGATAAACTTGCATCATTTGTTAATTGAGTTGTAGTAGAATTTAAAACTAGATCAACTGCAGAAAAATCTGTAGCTGCAGACAAATTATTTCCTTGATAAATTACTAACTTATCAATTGTATAGTCAGGTGAAGCTTCTATTAATTTAAAGAAAATATTCTGCTTAGTGTTGCTTATGTTTACAGATTTAAAATCTCTAACAGTTACATTTGTTTCAGTTTGAAGAGTTTCAAGATACTCATTTTTATATAAGTTTTGTACATATATAGTTAAAGCTGAAGATTTGTTACTAATTAATGAAGTAGCTTCAGATAAGAAGTTTGTTTTATTAGTTCAATTACTTGTATCTACATCACTATCAGTTGAAGTAATAGTTGCTGTGTAGTTTACAAAGTTATTTCCAAAATCTGCATAAGTTGTTGAATCAGCTTTATATTTATCAAAAGCACTTTTGTATGCAAAAGTTCATTCATAAGTAGCAGAAGGAGCAATTAAAGACTCTTCTAACTTAAAACTTATATTATATGTGTAAGTGCTAGTCCCAGTTCCAGAATTACTAGTTGCTTTTGAAATACTTTCTATTTTTACTGTCCCATTAGGACTAGAAGAAGTTGTTCCGTTGTTACTATTACTTGTATCTAAAACATAAGTTCCATTACCATATCTATAATTTTCATTAATTACAAAATCATGTAAGTTACCGCTATTAGAAACAGTAGAGTAAGAATTAGTTAAATTTAAAGAAGTACTATTAAGTACTGTAAATATTGATAGTGAAAAAAATATTAGAACAAAAAGTCCAATAAAAGTAAGTTTACTAAATTTAAAAAATTTTAAAATGGCTTTGATAATTGTTTTCATATCTAATTTTTTAATTTAATAAGGTAAGAAATATTTTAAAACATTATTTAAAGTATCCTATTTATTTTATATATTTTTTTCAAAATAAAGAATTTTTGTCATTATAAATTAAATGTAGTGTAAAATTTTTTAAATGCAAAGTAAAGGAAAATTATGACATTTGTTTTTGATCACCCATTAATAAAAGATAAATTAACAAGAATGAGAAAGATTCAAACTGAATCAACTAAATTTAGAGATAACTTAAAAGAAATAACTCAATTAATGGCTTATGAAGTTACTAAAGATTTAGAGTTAGATAGAATTGAAATTGAAACTCCAATAACTAAAATGTTAGGATACAAATTAAAAGAAAAAATTGTATTAATCCCTATTTTAAGAGCCGGTCTTGGAATGGTAGATGGATTAAAAGAATTAATTCCAACAGCTAGTATTGGCCATATTGGAATCTATCGTGATGAAGAAACTGCTCAACCTAAAGAATACTATTGCAAAATGCCAGCAAATCTAACAAATGGAAATGCAATCATACTAGATCCAATGTTAGCAACTGGAGGCAGTGCTAGTAAAGCAATAGAAATCATTAAAACATATAGGCCAAAAACTATTTCTTTTATTTGCTTAGTAGCAGCACCAGAAGGATTAAAGGAAATTGAAAAGAATCACCCAGACATTAATATATATGTAGCAGCATTAGATGAAAAACTTAATGAAAAATACTATATTGTTCCAGGTCTAGGAGATGCTGGAGATAGAATCTTTGGAACTAAATAAAAAGTTTATAAGAACAAAAAAATATCACTTTTAAAAGTGATATTTTTTTATACTCAATGATTACTATTTATTGTATGACTCTTGAGCAGCATATGTCATTAATCTAAATTCTTTAAAGTTTTTAACATCTTTTAAAGTTAAACAATCTGTATAACTCATTGCTGAAGTTAAGTAACTTCTAAAGTTTTCTACTCATCCTTCAATTCTGTGAAGAATTGGCAATTCTTTAATAATACCTTCTGAAGTTTTTAAAGGTTTCTTTTCTTTTTGATCAGCTGCTGCTTCCATTTCAGTTTGTGCTTTTTTAGTAGCCATTCCATAGAAGATTTTTTTGTAATCATAAATATCTGGTTGATATTCTAAATGTTCTTCACTTGTAGAGTGGTTGCCTAATAGTTTTCAGTTTTCATGAATGTTTTGAGATGATTTTTCTTTGTATCAAATTTCACCAGGAGATTCTCAACATTGACTAAACAATCTTCCACACATTACATAATCTGCACCTAAATATAAAGATTTAATGATGTAATCATAGTTTTTCATCCCACCATCAGCTACAATCTTTGCTGGTTTAGAAGTACCATTCAATCTATAGCTTTCTTCCATTTTTTCTTGGATTTTTCTACATTCATAAATTAAACTTCCCATTGGATAAAATATTCCTGTATTTGATGCAGTAATACACCCACATCCAGCACCAATTCCAACTCTAATATAATCTGCCCCTGCTTCACTTAGATATTGGAAAGTTAATGGATTTGCTATGTTTCCACACATGATAGAAATTTTATTTCTAAAGATTCTTTTTAAATCTCTAATAGAATTTGCAAGTCTTCTCATGTGACCATTAGAAATATCAATAAGAATGTTAATAGATTCTAATTTTGCCATTTCTTTATAGTTTAGTTTTACATATTCTTCCATTTCATCTAGTCCCATAGCAACAAAGCATTTATCAAAGAATCTTGCTCTTTCATGAATTGGAACAGTTCTAGGAATAATTACATTAATATTATTTTCTTCATAAATTTTATAAGTTTTGTTATCAATAACTGAAGTCATTGGTGCTGTAAATAGTGGTAGTTTCCCATTAATTAAAGGACTACATTGACTTCTACTTCTGATGTTGGTAATTGCTTTAGGATAAATGCAAACTTCTTGAATCCCAAATAATAAATCTCTATTTATACTCATTTTCATCTCCTTATTATTTATAAAAACAAATACATTATTTATTTTCTTTGTTTTTTAATAAATTTCTTAAATCACTTTTAAATTTTTTAATTTCTTCTGGAAAAGGCTTCCCTGGAATTTTATGATGATGTCTACATTTAACAGTATATGTTTCATAGTTGCCAATTTGAACAACTGGTTCATCATAGTTACTTGGTTTATCGTTAATTATTCTTTGAGTAGCAGTTCCTGGTGCTCCACAATCTGTACAAATTGCTGATAGTTTTTCTACATACTCAGCAATACAAGCAATTTTAGCAGTAACCATAAAAGGTTCATTTTTAAAATTTTTATCAAGAGCAGAAACATATACTATATATCCTGAGTCTGCTAATGCCTGACAAACATCAACAATTGATTCATCTGCAAATTGAGCTTCATCAATTGCAACAACATGAGGGTTAACTTCTAAAGATAAAAGCTTATCAAATATCTCATATGGATTATCAAACTCAAATGAATCCATGTTTCTTCCATCTCTAGACATAATTTTGTTTTTAGTTCTTGTATCAATTTTAGGTTTGAACACTTGGTAGATTACATCTGCATAGTCTAATCTTTTAAGTTTTCTTAATAGCTCTTCAGACTTTCCTGCAAACATTGGTCCATATATCAATTCAATTCAACCTTTTTCTTTTCCAAAAGCATTATTTTTCATAACAAATCCTTTTAAACATTAAATTTAAATGTACAAATATCCCCATCTTCTACAATGTAATCTTTACCTGCTAATTTCATCTTTCCTTGCTTTTTAACTTCATCTTCACTTTTGTATTCCATTAAATCATCATATTTAATGATTTCAGCTTTAATAAAACCTCTTTGAAAATCAGAGTGAATAATACCAGCACATTCAGGTGCAGTCATTCCTTTTTTAAATTCTCAAGCTCTTACTTCTTTTTTTCCATAAGTAAAGTAAGTCATTAAATCTAAAATTTGATAAGCTTTTAAAATTAATTTATCTAAACCAATTTCAGTAAGATTCATCATTTTCAAGAATTCTTTTTTTTCTTCATAATTTTCAATCTTAGATAATTCTTGTTCTAATTTAATAGCAAGCGGAATAATATTTTCTTTTCCAACCTTATTTTCTAGGTTTTTATAATGAATATTTGCATCTAAGTTATTTAAATCATTTTCAGAAACATTAGCAACATAAATAATAGGTTTAATAGTTAATAAAGAATAACTTTTGATTACTAATTTTTCTTTGTCATTAAGTTCTACAGTATTAGCTAATTTTTCATTAGTTAAAGCAGCTAAGATTTTTTCACAAACCTCTTTTTCAAAAGCAGAATCCTTACATCTAGATTGTGCTTTTTTACCAATTCTTCCTAATCTGTTATTAATAACTTCAATATCAGAAAAAATTAACTCTAAATTAATAATTTCTAAATCTCTAATTGGGTCTACAGAACTATTAACATGAGTAATATCTGTATTTTCAAAACATCT is drawn from Malacoplasma penetrans HF-2 and contains these coding sequences:
- the upp gene encoding uracil phosphoribosyltransferase; its protein translation is MTFVFDHPLIKDKLTRMRKIQTESTKFRDNLKEITQLMAYEVTKDLELDRIEIETPITKMLGYKLKEKIVLIPILRAGLGMVDGLKELIPTASIGHIGIYRDEETAQPKEYYCKMPANLTNGNAIILDPMLATGGSASKAIEIIKTYRPKTISFICLVAAPEGLKEIEKNHPDINIYVAALDEKLNEKYYIVPGLGDAGDRIFGTK
- the ychF gene encoding redox-regulated ATPase YchF; its protein translation is MSLSTGIVGLPNVGKSTLFNAITNSSVEAANYPFATIEPNVGIVNVPDVRLTNLANLINPEKVVYNTFKFVDIAGLVKGASKGEGLGNKFLSNIREVDAICHVIRCFENTDITHVNSSVDPIRDLEIINLELIFSDIEVINNRLGRIGKKAQSRCKDSAFEKEVCEKILAALTNEKLANTVELNDKEKLVIKSYSLLTIKPIIYVANVSENDLNNLDANIHYKNLENKVGKENIIPLAIKLEQELSKIENYEEKKEFLKMMNLTEIGLDKLILKAYQILDLMTYFTYGKKEVRAWEFKKGMTAPECAGIIHSDFQRGFIKAEIIKYDDLMEYKSEDEVKKQGKMKLAGKDYIVEDGDICTFKFNV
- a CDS encoding thymidine kinase — encoded protein: MKNNAFGKEKGWIELIYGPMFAGKSEELLRKLKRLDYADVIYQVFKPKIDTRTKNKIMSRDGRNMDSFEFDNPYEIFDKLLSLEVNPHVVAIDEAQFADESIVDVCQALADSGYIVYVSALDKNFKNEPFMVTAKIACIAEYVEKLSAICTDCGAPGTATQRIINDKPSNYDEPVVQIGNYETYTVKCRHHHKIPGKPFPEEIKKFKSDLRNLLKNKENK
- a CDS encoding IMP dehydrogenase, with product MSINRDLLFGIQEVCIYPKAITNIRSRSQCSPLINGKLPLFTAPMTSVIDNKTYKIYEENNINVIIPRTVPIHERARFFDKCFVAMGLDEMEEYVKLNYKEMAKLESINILIDISNGHMRRLANSIRDLKRIFRNKISIMCGNIANPLTFQYLSEAGADYIRVGIGAGCGCITASNTGIFYPMGSLIYECRKIQEKMEESYRLNGTSKPAKIVADGGMKNYDYIIKSLYLGADYVMCGRLFSQCWESPGEIWYKEKSSQNIHENWKLLGNHSTSEEHLEYQPDIYDYKKIFYGMATKKAQTEMEAAADQKEKKPLKTSEGIIKELPILHRIEGWVENFRSYLTSAMSYTDCLTLKDVKNFKEFRLMTYAAQESYNK
- a CDS encoding ABC transporter permease codes for the protein MKTIIKAILKFFKFSKLTFIGLFVLIFFSLSIFTVLNSTSLNLTNSYSTVSNSGNLHDFVINENYRYGNGTYVLDTSNSNNGTTSSSPNGTVKIESISKATSNSGTGTSTYTYNISFKLEESLIAPSATYEWTFAYKSAFDKYKADSTTYADFGNNFVNYTATITSTDSDVDTSNWTNKTNFLSEATSLISNKSSALTIYVQNLYKNEYLETLQTETNVTVRDFKSVNISNTKQNIFFKLIEASPDYTIDKLVIYQGNNLSAATDFSAVDLVLNSTTTQLTNDASLSRGLLPFLYRAKWSNDSVTFDDIYNYSLANENYNPYTNQNNGTTVSDSKITSQSTNLKTIIDTSNGIINDNHQVRFSYSIAGVAPVSGYIEDFTSYGAIVSTNYLETLGKRPVNYQDWVSHLSDKQASFNAWLNSLSENTFEIDNQTFVILGTGITPDFMYPIVSFSNLVPDSNTEQVVYTNSSGYSKMINSFRGNDQETFLVGKFSTRNSNLNNQTLAQINSITTNYMAWPSNINAAYMYDDTSNTMSPTALRVIFIPQIVTTITSVSGFLTTFILILSIIIAVVIIKRCIETNRNSLGIMQANGYKKREIILGMCLLILIPVLAASVLGYILGISLQTVAINLLGSFWTLPTEISGISFASMFLTLFIVALLFLAIVIVFSSICLLGETSEFMKDDAKYKMTKVASALKKPFVKFSIIDRLRAAIAFSSLWRLILLSLMSALLVSSLTFSINILDSFKDSAEKTYGIRNYNYALNLLTPTLQSGQYYTVPYQQQGKTLNKTTYFDTSLATGTYDQSDNYISQRYWETGSAYNTDASSNTLFSDNLKKFGNYQLISQDDLNAQTSELYYLKNKTTTKAFADITLGAGSVSSNPWTLASQLMPTNNTSYANKAFNGMFGSAVADSTTPISIEGITETNLYQAIKKFTKAYAVLKDEADANATPIANGFGGGNPTVVLIDEINNNDSAFYDYIDSQSDPNYSYYLEFTTALMSGSNNGIVTKVSPGFLNLLYYIYSKTNLSEYTYSINYHKLVVEQQDSPFTYINFNIKNINSREVNNPDSLNITGISNDFTNPNLSITNEKNRVLNQTLWNESSYVDNQGNIVYPIVINEYAKRKYDLNVGNVITVDILNSADRYSRTYFGASNPVAYFKIIDIATTYQGAEFYINQYDANKILGLTINNVKPKVPTSLEEISNTVNWANLEYDYGNNTSNSSSTTITTPTSVANKDAFIGSESGFNGIFSTSETDLKEVTGGVSLYSLSGIYPGTDLISPDDTTLNKLFADSNNMKKAINQLGFLDLLDSSGNPTVNAKDLIQRIADIFGSSSSFFIVSSASSISSTLNVLNTSSSTLTKLQVSFLSILLIITVLIIVIVSSLIINDSFKLAAILKCLGLDDKKNAASFLSVYLPVFFFGLLISVPITFAMTSVYITFIFNFAGILIVSNNSFWHFLAASLGIIVIFFLSYWTTWQKIRKMDLAQSIK